Proteins encoded by one window of Kwoniella dendrophila CBS 6074 chromosome 9, complete sequence:
- a CDS encoding cytosolic Fe-S cluster assembly factor NAR1 → MAAGLTITDLDDFLTPSQACIIPVRNKPTAEAEEGSTEIQIDSNNNYYEVSTYPTDNAGPGPSTTNAKKALEKAEINLNDCLACSGCITSTESMLITLQSQNEVLQFISTNPTAVDPNEPCHKPRLPILSISPQALASLSAAYSSAQSKPIIPLLTLLRRIRCFLSKPEHGGWKVWDTTFARQMSLKETIVEYKERKSNKDKGKSVEVQLPMLASACPGWVCYAEKAQGEMLHLLSAARSSQGIIGALAKIWYGHKTSHKPNEIYHVTAMPCYDKKLEASRSDFYSSLYSTKDVDCVLTTGELDLLLQELGFDPYQPVPGEDLPQLEGSEDSPFPEMLTHEGSSSGSYLATIIRDIQSTHHNPTRITTREIRGSTDNVEYLVHDTLTGEVIFKGAKVYGFRNLQNLVRKVGKETGIGKAARSGAGAGKLSLAVAARRRKAKAASTTDGINTGTSTPGSISDVDSISSLNLQSGEDKKLDFVEVMACPGGCVNGGGQMKPVLPPTITNKDKDKDKMEIDEEGYTRPLPDDGTDISIDQTASKAKDGSLINSGVEESMRWSTKEWVSKVENIYWTGLPTPPPSPPLEASNIDTKSYQEKINGHVNGHTNGNDNSNSQNQDKNAKADLLCEKIITDVCGDDSDKRWEFLRTRFRKVDTDILAQGGITLDAVKW, encoded by the exons ATGGCAGCAGGTCTA ACAATAACAGATCTAGACGATTTCTTGACTCCATCACAAGCTTGTATAATACCTGTTAGGAATAAACCCacagcagaagcagaagaaggatCT ACCGAAATTCAGATAGATTCCAACAACAACTACTATGAAGTATCAACCTATCCTACAGATAATGCGGGACCCGGACCATCCACCACCAACGCAAAGAAAGCGCTAGAGAAGGCAGAGATCAATTTGAATGATTGCTTGGCTTGCAG TGGATGTATAACTTCGACAGAATCAATGCTCATTACACTTCAATCACAGAATGAAGTATTACAATTTATATCAACGAATCCTACTGCGGTAGATCCAAACGAACCATGTCATAAACCCAGATTAcctatattatcaatatcaccacaagctttagcttctttatctgCAGCATATTCATCAGCACAATCCAAACCAATAATACCACTTTTAACTCTACTACGGCGAATTAGATGTTTTTTAAGTAAACCTGAACATGGAGGATGGAAAGTTTGGGATACAACATTCGCTAGACAAATGAGTTTAAAAGAAACTATAGTTGaatataaagaaagaaaatctaataaagataaaggaaaaTCGGTTGAAGTACAATTACCAATGTTAGCAAGTGCTTGTCCAGGTTGGGTATGTTATGCTGAAAAAGCTCAAGGTGAAATGTTACATCTTTTAAGTGCTGCAAGAAGTAGTCAAGGTATAATAGGCGCTTTAGCTAAGATTTGGTATGGTCATAAAACGAGTCATAA GCCAAATGAAATTTATCATGTTACAGCTATGCCCTGTTACGATAAAAAACTTGAAGCTTCAAGATCAGATTTCTATTCTTCCTTATACTCAACAAAAGATGTAGATTGCGTTTTGACAACTGGTGAATTGGATTTGTTGCTACAGGAATTAGGTTTTGATCCATATCAACCTGTTCCAGGAGAAGATTTACCTCAGCTTGAAGGATCCGAGGATTCACCTTTCCCTGAAATGCTGACTCATGAAGGGTCATCTTCCGGTTCATATCTAGCAACAATCATACGGGATATACAATCGACACATCACAATCCTACTAGAATAACTACAAGAGAAATACGTGGATCAACAGATAATGTAGAATATCTAGTTCATGATACGTTAACAGGAGAAGTTATATTCAAAGGAGCAAAAGTTTATGGATTTAGAAATTTACAAAATTTAGTTAGAAAAGTAGGTAAAGAAACTGGAATTGGAAAAGCAGCTAGATCGggtgcaggtgcaggaaAATTAAGTTTAGCAGTTGcagctagaagaagaaaagctaaagcagcttcaacCACAGATGGAATTAATACAGGAACATCAACACCAGGATCTATATCTGATGTAGATAGCATATCCTCGTTGAATTTAcaatcaggtgaagataaaaaattagattttGTTGAAGTCATGGCTTGTCCAGGTGGTTGTGTAAATGGTGGTGGTCAAATGAAACCCGTCTTACCACCTACAATAactaataaagataaagataaggataagatggaaattgatgaagaaggttatACGAGACCATTGCCTGATGATGGTACAGATATCTCCATTGATCAAACAGCAAGTAAAGCAAAAGATGGATCATTGATTAATTCTGGTGTTGAAGAAAGTATGAGATGGTCAACAAAAGAATGGGtatcaaaagttgaaaatattTATTGGACTGGTTTACCTACTCCgccaccttcaccacctttagaaGCCTCAAACATCGATACTAAATCTTATCAAGAAAAAATAAATGGTCACGTAAATGGTCATACGAATGGAAATGACAACAGCAAtagtcaaaatcaagataaaaaCGCAAAAGCTGATTTGTTGTGTGAGAAGATTATAACAGATGTTTGTGGagatgattcagataaaagaTGGGAATTTCTTAGAACAAGATTCAGGAAAgttgatactgatattttgGCTCAAGGTGGTATCACTTTAGATGCTGTTAAATGGTAA